Genomic segment of Streptosporangium sp. NBC_01755:
CAGAACATCTTCTCCGGATGGCGCGACCTGCGGTTGTAGCGGGGCTTGGCCGAGCCGATCAGCCTGAGTTCCCTGACCTCCGCCTCCAGCGGGGTCGCGCAGGCGATGGACCTGACCCGCGCGGCGATGCCGATCATCTCGCGGACGCGGGGCCGGGTCTCGCTCGCGGTGAAGTAACCGCGCACGCGGTTGCGCAGGTTGGTGCTCTTACCGACGTAGAGCGGGTCGCCGCCGGAGTCCTCGAAGACGTAGACGCCGGGTCCCGTCGGCACCGAGTCGGCCAGGTGTCGCTTGCGGCGCTGCTCGGGGGTGGGCGCGCGGACGAAGCCCTTGAGCTCCTCCAGCGTCTGCACCCCGAAGGAGCCCGCCCGCTCCAGCAGGGCGTGCAGCACGTCGACCGTGGCCCGCGCGTCGGCGAGCGCCCGGTGGCAGGGCTCGGTGTGACTGAAGATCGCGGCCAGCGTGGACAGCTTGCAGTTCGGCGCCTCGTCACGGGTCAGCAGCTTGCGGGCCAGGTCGACGGTGTCGACCACCTGATGGGCGGGCGGTGGATACCCGTGCGCGGCGCAGGCCGCCCTGATGAACCCCAGGTCGAATCCGGCGTTGTGCGCCACCAGGGTGGAGCCCGCGGCGAACTCCAGGAAGGACGGCAGCACCGACTCGATCCTCGGCGCGGCCACGACCATGCTGTCGGTGATGCCGGTCAGCACCGAGATGAAGGGCGGGATCGGTGAACCGGGGTCGACCAGGGTGCCGAACTCGCCGAGCACCTCACCGCCCCTGACCTTGACCGCACCGATCTCGGTGATCGCGTGCTCGCCCGCCGAGACGCCGGTGGTCTCCAGGTCGAACACGACGAAGGTGACCTGGCTGAGCGGTGTGCCCAGCTCGTCGAGTGTTCCCTGTACGGCGTAGTTCACGATTCACGACCATAGAAGCCCCGACCGACATTCGCCGCACCGGGCTTTCCCGGCGCCGGCCGCGCCGGACACCCGTGGTCCTCGCGCGGGGAAGGCGTCAACTCCAGTGGCTCCCGTCCGGCATTCGTTCGGGTAACTCTTCGAGGTCGCAGGTGGATGTCCGCATGTCCTCGGCCTGCCGGCGCTGTCGGTCCATCGCGCTCTCCCGGGTGGCGTGCGTCACAAGGCGATCCGCACAGTCGTAACCTAAGAGCAAGCGCTTGTCCATAAACAGTTCACGGCAGGGTCGGCGGCAGGCCGTCTTGCGGTCAGGTCGGGGTCAGGGTGCGGTAGCCGTACCCTTGACGTGAAGACCGATCCGAGTAGGGGCCGTGATGAGTTCAGCCGGAGAGGGCCTGTCTCGTCCGTTACCCGAGCAGGTTCGCTTACATGTCGTGGAGCTGGCATCCCAGATCCTCGGCTCCATGCCCGCCGCCTCGGTGCCGCCGCCGCTGAAGGGGATCGCCAAATTCGACCCCCGCAAGCGCGCCAAGCTGGGTGGCGCGCCCATCGCCGCGCAGCTGGAGACCGACAAGAAGTTCCGCGAACTGGTCGCGGAGACCCTGACCACCGGCTGGCCGGAACTGGTCGCGAGCCTCGCCGAGGGCGCGGTCCCGCCGGCCGCGGAGCCCGTCATGGTGGCCGCGGCCGCCTACCTGACCCGGCCGCCCGGCTGGGTGGACATGGTGGAGGCGGCTCGCGCGGACCTGGAGCGGTCGGCCGTCGCCGCCGAGGGTTCCGCGCAGGAGCAGACGCTCTCCCGGCTGCGCGAGCAGCTGGCCGGTCAGAAGAGCGCGGCCAAGGAGGAGTCCGAGCGACTGCGCGAGCAGCTCAAGACCTCGCGCTCGGAGGTCTCCGACCTGCGCCGAAGGCTGCACGAAGCCCGGGAGCGGGCCAGGGCGGCCGAGGCGCGTGCCGCCGACGCCTGGGAGGCGGCCGAGGAGGCGAAGGCCGCCGCGCTCTCGGCGGGGGGCACCGTGGAGAGCGAGCTGCGCCGCCTGCGTGAGCGGCTGGCCGACGCCGAGCGTCAGCTGGAGTCGACACGCAGGGCGGCCCGTGAGGGCCGCAGCGTGGAGGACACCAAGGTCCGCATGCTGCTCGACGCCCTGCAGGACGCCGCCGCGGGGCTTCGCAGGGAGCTCGCCCTGCCCTCCGGCATCCACCGTCCCGCCGACTCGGTGGCCTCGGTGGCGCCGGGCAGGCAAGGTGTCCAGGCGGTTCCCGCGCGGGCGCTCGCCGACGACGACCCCGCACTGCTCGACCAGTTGCTCGCGCTGCCGCAGATCCACCTGATCGTCGACGGCTACAACGTGACCAAGACCGGTTACGGCACGTTCACCCTCGCCGACCAGCGCAATCGCCTTCTCACCGGCCTCGGCGCGCTCTATGCGCAGACCCGTACCGAGCTGACCTGCGTTTTCGACGGAGCCGAGTTGAACGGTCCGGTTCCCGTGTCGGCGCCCAGGGGGGTGCGCGTGATGTTCAGCGCCCCGGGGCAGATCGCCGACGACCTGATCCGCCAGCTGGTCCGCGCCGAGCCCACGGGACGCGCGGTGGCGGTGGTCTCCTCGGATCGAGAGGTGGCCGAGTCGGTCCGCAGGATGGGCGCCCGGCCGGTCCCCTCGCTGCTTCTTCTGAAACGTCTGGGCCGGGCGTAAACCTTTCCTGCCCGTGGCGCATCGGATCATCCGGGAGGTTTGATTCGATGAAGAAGATCATAGTGCTCGCCCTCACCGTCCTCGCCGTGGGTGCGACCGTCACCACACCCGCGGCGGCCGCGACGGCCGCCATTCCCAAGGGCTTCCTGCTGTACGAGAAGGACGCCGCGAAGAAGGACGACGACCCCGAGACCAACTGGAAGGTCGGCAACTCGGCGAAGGCCGGGCTGGCCGTCAACCCGTGCGGCAAGGCCACGCTGGCCAGGGCCGGCAGGGTGGTCGCGCGGACGGTGACCTTCACCGGTGTCCCGGACTTCATGAAGGTCGAGCAGGTGATTCTGTACCGCTCGAAGGCGGCTGCCGCCGGAGCCGTCGCCCAGGTGCGCTCCGCCCTGACCGCCTGCCGCTCCAACACCGACGCGGGCTCCGCCTACCGCTACGCCTCCTCGCGCCTGACCGGGCTCGGAGACGAGGCGCTGAAGGTCTCCGGGCAGGTCTACTACGGAGGGAAGGCCGGGGTCGGCGGTGAGCGGAGCGTGCTGGTCAGGAAGGGCAACGCGGTCCTGGTCTACCTCTGGGCCGGAGAGTACTCCAAGCCCGCGCAGAGCGACTGGGCCACCCAGTTGCGCGACGCCAGAAAGATGACCGGCAAGATCTGCGGCATCGCCGGTTGCTGAGACGTCGCCGGCTGCTGACCGGGTGATCCCGGCGCTCGCCCGGGATACCGGAGCTGCCACCTGCGGCTGTAGAGCAAAGCATGCGAAAAGGTGATCTAAACCTTACTTGTTCTGTACTATTCGCCGCAGGTCTGTGCAGTCTGGAGGCGTTGACGTGGCCGTGGCTGGTGTGCCGGTTGGACTGATTCGGATACCGGTGGCGGCCGGGCTCGCCCTCGCACTGCTGATGCTGCCGGTGGGCGGAGCGTCCGCGGAGCCGAAGCCGACACTCGCGCAGGCCAAGAAGAAGCTGGAGAAGCTCAACGAGCAGGCCGATCAGGTCGTCGAGAAGTACAACCAGGCCTCGGAGAAGTGGAAGCGGGCCAGGAAGAAGTACATGACGCTGACCGGCGAACTCGCCCGCCAGAGCGAGCAGGTCGCCGGGCTGCGCAAGGAGCTCGTCACGATGGCGGTCAGCACCTACCAGGTCGGTGCGATCAACGGCTGGGAAGGCATGATCTACCAGTCCGACCCCGGCGCGCTGCTGAGCGGCCTGGCCGCGGTCGACCAGATGTCGGCTTCCCGCGCCCAGTCGCTGGGCGCCTTCGACACGGCCACCAAGACGCTGCGGATCAACAGGAACCTGGCCAAGGGTGCGCTGAGCGAGGCCGACGAGACGCGCGACGAGCTGGCCAGGGAGAAGGCCAAGGCCGACAAGATGGTCAGGGTCCAGACGAAGCTCCTGCGCGAACTCAACGTCTTCAAGGCGGGCGACCCGGACAGCACCGGAATCCAGTACACCGGCCCCGCCTCGGGCAACGCCCGCGCCGCGCTGCAGTTCGCCTTCGCGCAGGTCGGCAAGCCCTACCAGTACGGTGGCACGGGCCCCGGCGGCTGGGACTGCTCCGGCCTCCTCCAGGCCGCCTGGCGCAGCGGGGGAGTCAGCCTGCCGCGGACCACCTGGGAGCAGTGGAGCTGGGGCGCGAGCCGCAAGGTCTCACTGAACGACCTCCAGCCGGGCGACCTCATCTTCAGCGAGGGCCTGGGGCACGTCAGCATGTACGCGGGCAACGGCCGGATCGTGCACGCCCCGCAGACCGGCGACGTCGTCAAGGTCGTCCCGCTGTCGGCCTACGGCCGTCGTCTCGCCGGAGCCGTCCGCCCCTGACGCACGGTGCGGGGTCCTGCCCCGCCGGCCGTGTACCCGACGCCGGCCGTGTACCCGGTGCCTCGCACCGGGTACGGCACCTTCCGCCGGCTCCTCGAAGCGATGCTCGACGCCGCCGGGTTCGAGATTCGTCGAGGCGGACTTCGGAGAGTCGATCACGGCGCCCGCACGTGCGTCCGGCGCCGACCCGCCTGCCGGCGACCGCAGCTGCGGGGCCTCTCACTAGATCACCCGATAATCCGGCAAGTGTGATGAATATTACAGAAATCACGATTTATCAGGTGTGATGTCAGAAGTGTGACGAGAGTCATATCTCGATAGCATAAATGGCTATTAAGCAGGGATAACGGTAAGATCAAGAAGACTTATCGATCTTCCTGCTCGGTGAATGCTTTGCCAAAAATTGAAGAATCGGGGTAACTTCTGGCATTGCGACGTTCAAGCCAGGTCGTCGCGGTGAATGTCGGTCTTCGGGCCGGTTTCTCGATAGAAATCCAACCGGCCGCCGTGCCCCTGCCGGGGGCGGACCTCATTACGGCGGCCCGCCGAATCCATACAGCCAGGAGGTATGGAACCGGGGACCCAAAAGGCCCGACACATCGTGGCCAGGGGGTGAATCGGCGCATTTGTGCCGTAGGGCATCTTCCAAGCCCGAACCCGTCAGCTAACCCGGTAGGCATCAGTGGAAGCACCAAGGAGAAATCCTGTCTACCACCCCGTTTAACACCCGTCTGTCGCGCCTTTTCCGCCTTTCCCTCGGCGGCATCGCCCTCACCCTGACCGCCTCAGCCGGAGCGGTCACCCTGGGATCCACGGCGGCCGGGGCGATGACGGACAGCACCCCTGAGATCCTGGTCAACACCGCGGCCGGCGTCTCCGAGCAGGTCGAGAGCACGAAGAGTACCGACACCCGGGCCGTGAACAAGACCAAGGCCGACGCCAATGTGAAGACCAAGATGAGCAGGGCGGCCCTGCAGAAGACTCGGGCCCGCAAGGCCGTCTCGGCGGCCAAGAAGCAGGTCGGTGATCCGTACCGGTGGGGCGCCTCCGGTCCGGGCGCGTTCGACTGCTCAGGGCTCGTCAAATACGCCTGGCGCAAGGCGGGCGTGTCCATCCCCCGGATCACGCACAGCCAGTACCGGGCGATCAGGAAGAAGGTCTCGTGGAGCCGACTGCGCCCCGGTGACCTGATGTTCTTCAGTGGAAAGGGCCACGTCGGCATGTACGTCGGCGAGGGCAGGATGGTCCACTCGCCGAGCAGCGGCAAGACGGTCCGGATCGTGAAGCTGAAGGGGTACTACAGGTCCTCCTTCGCCGGAGCGGTCCGGCCCGGAGCCTGAGCAGGGCGCAGCGGCCCCGTCCATGTCAACAGGGACGGGGCCGCTCCGTTTCCCGGCGAAGGTCGCGAGCGCGTGGCCGCGATGCGGGGCAGCCCGGTTCCGTGCTTCCTGGTTCCGTGCTTCCTGGTTCTGTGCTTCCGGCAAGGTGCGGTGCGATACCGGTCGAGTAACATCGACTCGCTATGTCCGTCCCGAAGGGGCGCCGCGCCGTGCTCGCCGGGATGCTGGCGCTGATGAGCGTCGGCCCGTTCGCCGGGACGGGACCTCTCCTGGCCGGAGCCGGGCCGCTCCCGCGCGACTCCCGGGACCCTCGGCACCTTTCCGCCCCCCACGATCCTCCCCGCGACGTCGGAGAACTCCCCGGCGACCTTCGTGACCTGTGGCCCGGCGCCGCCGTCGTCGTCCGGAGCGAGCACTCCCTCGTGATCGGTCACGGCGTCGCGCCCGCCGTCCTGCGGGACCTGGCCGCCAGGGCCGACCGGGCCCGCCGCGCGGTCGCGGCGATCTGGGGGCCGGTCCGGGCGGTGATCCTTTTTCCCGCCACCGATGCCGAGGCCGCGGTGCTCGCCGGGGCCGGGAGCACACACGGCCTGGCCGCGCTGGCGACCGCGGATCGGGTGATCGTCCTGCCCTCCGGCTACGCGAGGCTCACCACGGCCGGAAGGGACGTGGTGATCACGCACGAGCTCGTTCACGTGGCCACCGGCGCGACCCGTGGCGGCCGGGTGCCGACGTGGCTGTCGGAGGGCTTCGCCGACTACGTGGGTTACCGCGACGCCGGGATCTCCGTACGGAAGGCCGCCGCCGAGCTGGCCGCCGAGGTACGGGCCGGAGTCCTGCCCGCCCGTCTTCCCGGTCCCGCGGACTTCGCCCCCGGTGCCCCGCGGCTCGCGCAGGCATACGAGGAGGCCTGGCTCGCCTGCCGGTTCATCGCGGAGCGCTTCGGCGAGAAGGCCCTGGTGAGGCTCTACGGTGGCGATGTCGCCGGCACGCTCGGCCTGTCGCCGGCCGAACTCACCGAGGCGTGGCGCGACTACCTCGGAAAGGAACTCGCCTGACATTCTTGTGCCCTCCCCGTGATCAGGGGGCGGGGCTCCACGCTGGAGGTGTTTGATGACGCTGAGCACGAAGGACGCGCCCTCGGATGTGCGGCCGGCGGGGTGGGCGCTGGCCGTGCTGGGGGTGGTCACGCTGGCGGTCGTGGCGTTCACCACGCCCTGGCGGGCGCTGAGCAAGCGGGCCCCGGTCGTCGTCCCCGATCCGGCACGCGACTTCACCGCCGAGCAGATCGCCAGGTCCGAGGCGTTCGACAAGCTGGTCAGCGTACCGGGTTACCTCTCCCTCGGCCTGACGCTGGTGGTGGCGGGGGTGCTGGTGGGCACCCCGCTGGGCGCGCGGCTCGTCGGCCGGCTGCGGGGACCGTGGTGGTTGCGGGCGCTGCTCGGCGTGCTGGCGCTGTCGGTGGCCGTCGCGATGCTGCGCTGGCCGCTGGGGATGTGGTCGGAGACCTATCTGCGCGACTTCGGGCTGTCCACCCAGACCTGGCCGACCTGGACCGTCGACCGGATCAAGAGCCTGGGCGTCGGCACCGCGCTGACAGCGATCATGGTTCTGGCGGTGGTCGCGCTGGCGCGGCGCTACCGGCGCTGGTGGATCCCCGCGGCGGCCGGCGCGTTCGCGCTGACAGTGGCGGCCTCCTTCGCCTACCCGGTGCTCATCGAGCCGATCTTCAACGACTTCAGGCCGATGGAGGCCGGACGGCTCCGCGACGACCTGCTCGCCATGGCCGCCAGGGACGGCGTGCCGGTCGAGAACGTGCTCGTCGCCGACGCCTCCCGGCGGACCACCGCGCTCAACGCCTATGTCTCCGGATTTGGCGCGACCCGCAGGATCGTCGTCTACGACACGCTGCTCCGGGCGCCCGCCGACGAGGTCGAGCTGG
This window contains:
- a CDS encoding DEDD exonuclease domain-containing protein, whose amino-acid sequence is MNYAVQGTLDELGTPLSQVTFVVFDLETTGVSAGEHAITEIGAVKVRGGEVLGEFGTLVDPGSPIPPFISVLTGITDSMVVAAPRIESVLPSFLEFAAGSTLVAHNAGFDLGFIRAACAAHGYPPPAHQVVDTVDLARKLLTRDEAPNCKLSTLAAIFSHTEPCHRALADARATVDVLHALLERAGSFGVQTLEELKGFVRAPTPEQRRKRHLADSVPTGPGVYVFEDSGGDPLYVGKSTNLRNRVRGYFTASETRPRVREMIGIAARVRSIACATPLEAEVRELRLIGSAKPRYNRRSRHPEKMFWLKLTDELFPRLSVVREVKDDEASYLGPFTSTRAAEDARTALHETIPLRQCTERITPRTRRSACALAEIGRCGAPCEGRETPGEYAVHVVAARRALELDAAGVFSAMEARMERLALDQRYEEAAADRDRLAAYVRTSARMQRLRSLTSISQMVAAAPVASGDWEIHVIRYGRLASAGVMPKGAHPTPFVEALTATAETVPPGPGPVHAASAEETECVLRWLESPGVRLVQVEGTWSLPASGAGRLKARIDRAYQAAEPRRAREGRPLR
- a CDS encoding NYN domain-containing protein; amino-acid sequence: MELASQILGSMPAASVPPPLKGIAKFDPRKRAKLGGAPIAAQLETDKKFRELVAETLTTGWPELVASLAEGAVPPAAEPVMVAAAAYLTRPPGWVDMVEAARADLERSAVAAEGSAQEQTLSRLREQLAGQKSAAKEESERLREQLKTSRSEVSDLRRRLHEARERARAAEARAADAWEAAEEAKAAALSAGGTVESELRRLRERLADAERQLESTRRAAREGRSVEDTKVRMLLDALQDAAAGLRRELALPSGIHRPADSVASVAPGRQGVQAVPARALADDDPALLDQLLALPQIHLIVDGYNVTKTGYGTFTLADQRNRLLTGLGALYAQTRTELTCVFDGAELNGPVPVSAPRGVRVMFSAPGQIADDLIRQLVRAEPTGRAVAVVSSDREVAESVRRMGARPVPSLLLLKRLGRA
- a CDS encoding C40 family peptidase → MPVGLIRIPVAAGLALALLMLPVGGASAEPKPTLAQAKKKLEKLNEQADQVVEKYNQASEKWKRARKKYMTLTGELARQSEQVAGLRKELVTMAVSTYQVGAINGWEGMIYQSDPGALLSGLAAVDQMSASRAQSLGAFDTATKTLRINRNLAKGALSEADETRDELAREKAKADKMVRVQTKLLRELNVFKAGDPDSTGIQYTGPASGNARAALQFAFAQVGKPYQYGGTGPGGWDCSGLLQAAWRSGGVSLPRTTWEQWSWGASRKVSLNDLQPGDLIFSEGLGHVSMYAGNGRIVHAPQTGDVVKVVPLSAYGRRLAGAVRP
- a CDS encoding M48 family metallopeptidase, with translation MTLSTKDAPSDVRPAGWALAVLGVVTLAVVAFTTPWRALSKRAPVVVPDPARDFTAEQIARSEAFDKLVSVPGYLSLGLTLVVAGVLVGTPLGARLVGRLRGPWWLRALLGVLALSVAVAMLRWPLGMWSETYLRDFGLSTQTWPTWTVDRIKSLGVGTALTAIMVLAVVALARRYRRWWIPAAAGAFALTVAASFAYPVLIEPIFNDFRPMEAGRLRDDLLAMAARDGVPVENVLVADASRRTTALNAYVSGFGATRRIVVYDTLLRAPADEVELVVAHELGHAKAGDVLSGTLVGGLGAAFGACLLYVVTSAGAVRRRAGISSVGDPRAVGLVMGLLSLATVLSGPAQNLVSRHIEARADVHALDLTRDPATFVAMQKRLAVTNISDLSPDLMEYVLYASHPTAPQRIALARSWARLNGLSEP
- a CDS encoding C40 family peptidase, whose protein sequence is MTDSTPEILVNTAAGVSEQVESTKSTDTRAVNKTKADANVKTKMSRAALQKTRARKAVSAAKKQVGDPYRWGASGPGAFDCSGLVKYAWRKAGVSIPRITHSQYRAIRKKVSWSRLRPGDLMFFSGKGHVGMYVGEGRMVHSPSSGKTVRIVKLKGYYRSSFAGAVRPGA